The genomic window GGACTTCTGAGCCTCTCCTTCAGTTTAAACCAGCTGTAAGGTGGATCTTCTCACCTTCAGTTAGTTGGCTCTGATTCAACCACAGTATTACAAATGCACTACACGACAAAAATTAAAGCAAAATGCACAATGACTTTAACAGAAATCAGATATGTAAATTAAAGCTAGACTTGTTTGATCTTTTTGCAAAGAAAGCACATTACAAATGTAAAGATTAGAATATGttgatttaaatgtttacattttacgtTCAAAACATGTAATATTaggtataataataataataaaataataataaaaagcttCTTCCCCCTGCCTTGTCAACAAAAGGGCTTTAACTTCGGTAACGTCAGGTGTCTCACCTTTTAGCCTCATGTGCTAATACTGCCGCCTAACAGGGCAAGAACACACTATGATTGTCAAAAACGTGCAGTGATGATGCTGCTTCGAACAGCTGATGTAAAGCACCGCAGAGAACAAAGTAGAAGGAAAGATATCCATGCTGAACGTTAGCATCAGAACTAATAAGCACACTACTAATAGTACTGTATCGTCAACAAATTGACATATCGTGTTCTGTCATACAGTTATAAGCAGCCAGGCGGGTGTTGTATTAATGATGTACTGTACTGATTCTCAGATTTTACTGATTCAAGTTTGATTATTGTTGTTCTCAGCTTGTGAGATCTTCACTTTCAGCAGAGAATTAATTCATTAACACAATCGATTGTATCATGCGAAGTGCGGACGGTGATGCAGTAAGACAACAAGCAGGCAGGGTTACACTGACgtgggttttttttatcatgctgCATGCGAGAGCTAACACACCCCCAATACAACTGGATGAGAGGCATTACTTAAACTGCCTCTTTACCTTGTACCTCCCGGTGCAGCATGTATTGTCCACCAGATGGCAGTAAAGTTTAAGGTATTATTCTTGAGTGTAATCACCATAGGCTGTATAAAAAGATGTGGATGTTTCCTCAAGTGTGGAAGTGCCTTAAACCTGCATTCTTTCTAAAGGCCAGCAGGAGGCGACTTCATGAAAACCAGTGTAGGTCTGATTTTATAGAAGATGACCCTGATTTTCTCTTGATTTGAGTTTCCAAGACCCATTTTCTTTACCTATACTGAATGCTTTAGACCTATACTTAACTGCTTTGTAGTCTACATAGCagttgatgacatcacagttaTATTCACTATATTCACTTCTTTTACAGTCTATAAAAAAATTTACAATCACTCCCCAGCAGCTTTATgaatattattaattaatgGGCTTTCCATGTAATGTAagcaaaacagaacaaacaacaaactacaaaaacacacaaatacatagtGTTTAGCTATATTTACAGTAATAAATTCAAGGACAGTCCTGCACAGTTTGGCAATAACGATAAGGGAACAGGAGGGTGTGTTCACTTGTTCACATTAATACAGTTATGTTCAAAAGTTATTACCCCCTCTTTTATACCCTAATGGCTACTGCGGAACAAATCAGTCGAAACTGTGTAGTGATATGATGGCAGAAACAGTATCTGTTTATCAGTGTAATTCTGAGAATAAAGAATCAAGTATTTAACCACATTGTgctgtatgttttgtgtttgactgtgtttaCTGCCACGTCTCTGTCTTCTATTGACACAAAACATACTAAGATTTAGTATAGATATATAAATCAGTTTCCTTGATCAAACATGTCATCGTAACAGGTAAACCAGAACAATTCTATTAGTATAACTACTATTATCAGGCTAATAGTAACAGCAAAATGTTCTACATATATGAATAAACCTATTGCTTCATTTATGTACTGCACTGCTCAAaaacataaagggaacacttgtACAAAACAACACTTGAACAAAATGTAACTCCAGGTCaatcactcttctgtgaaatcagcctgtccagttaggaagcaacactgattgtgaattaATTTCAACTGCTGtcgtgcaaatggaacagacaacaggtggaaatgagaggcaattatcaagacaacccctataaatgagaggttctgcaggtgctgaccacagaccatttctctgttctcatcctttctgcctgatgtttgatcacttttgcattttgtcagtgctctcacccctagaggtagcatgtgtttgttgtgtctgtcagcacagtgtccagggcatggaggagataccaggagacaggccagtgcaccaggagacgtggagggggccgtaggagggcaacaacccagcagcaggaccgctacctcctcctttgtgcaaggaagACAATGCTGTTCATAAGGTGATAAGCCTAATTATGTTCCAATAGTCTATTGTGAAAGGTTGACTAAATGAATTTGCATTAGCTCATGGTTGTAGATTGTAAACAATCAGATTTACTTACTGGTCCAACAGTAACAGCACCAGGTCACCACCAGTCGGGtcatctattctattctattctattctattctattctattctattctattctattctattcccaGTGAAAGCGGAGGGCGATATTGTTTcgctccttttttcttttcttggtcTCCTCAGACACCAcctttactttcttcattttatttGCTGCTTCAGTCATGACTTTGAACATGTTGTAGTCCTTTTTAGGTAAAGGTTCCTACTCTTACCCTAAAGTGTTCTAGTGCCAGTGCAGATCATACAGGATGCTCTCGCGCAGAGGTGTCATTCAACCTATTGTGAGTTGATGCAGTTCAGAAGCTGGAAAAACTCCATAGTGTTGCTTTAACATGTGTAAACcagattttatttatatttgataGAAGGTACAGAAAGTAATAACGTGACCAGGTCAGTGTGGGGGCACATATTACTGACAGTAACCAAACCTTCTCCTGCACATTTGTACCATCACTTCAAGGCCAAAGTGGATGTCGtgttcctcttctccttctccattTTAAGTGTTAAAACAACACCAATTCACCCTTGGgctaaacaacacaacatctcTTTGGCAACAATAAACACAAGagatatttagttttttttttccactttcctCCTTCACATATACAGTACGTCAATACTCTTAAAAGTATTTTTGTCGAGATACAAAAATATTACGGACAGCCATCTAGATGGTTCTATGCTAAACTGTTACAGAATATTAAAGCCTCAGGAGGCAAACAAACACGTACCCTGGGTTCACACCAAGAGCAACTAAAGCTGCAAAATCTCCGGAAGTCTTTTACTTTCTATGAGCAAGAGCAACTCAAGCGACAAAATTTGAGCAACTAGAGTGACTAAAGAAAGCTGAAGACGGCTGAACCTTATTCAAATTATCAATGATGCATTTCAGTTGACAACCAATCAGAATGTAGACGTTCTCAGGAAACTTCGGTTCCTACTGTACTTCGGTTCCTATCAAAAATGACCTGCGAGAAGTTGCAAGGAGATCGCCAAAAAAAGGCTGTGGCCTTGGTCGAGGTGTGATGGGTTGTTGGTTGGTGTGAGATTCTTTATTGGGGGGGTCACACAGCACAATTTGCTGTTAAAGTAAAGCCCTAGCATACGGCTGTATTACGGCCTGTATTAAAAGCATACGGCAGCTTTAGCCGCCCATGATGTGAACGCATGGTTAGGAGACACCACGTGTTGATCGTTgggtgtgttttctttcttttttttctaaaaggtGGAACCCTGCAACAGCAGACCAGCAACACACCAGCCTTCcttacatgtacacacacagaaagcaaagCACTGTAACATTTTATGATTGCGACATCAGCTGTCTGTCTCCTTCCAACCAGCTGATCAGACAAAATAATATTGAACTGATGGCTCAACAAGGTTCAGTTTCAAGTGTGATTTTAAAACTCTATAAATAAACCAAATTATAATCTGAAAACCTTCTGAGAAATTATTGTACATCTGCTCCAAACAAGCTTATTGTAGCCAATATACAGCAAGTGATGGTAACAGTAGAGTCGGACAGTTTTCTTACAAACATGGCAGAAATGCTGTAAATGTACtgataaacataacataaacatgaCATATAAGCAGACACAATATAACAGACTTTTGTTATACTGTTGTGCAGATATGTTTTGTGATACACACTTGAAGGGGCAGTCAATATTGATGATGATATCATCCCTTTTACATCCGTGTTTGCACAAGGCCATAGAGGATCTTGTTACAAATCCAGCCAGTCTTCACCAGGAAAACGTGACATGAGGTCGATACTTCAGTCCTTAAAAAAATAGAACGTGTGCATATTTCTCATGCCGGAGGTGGGAATTCACCCTGATGGTAGCAACAGAAACAGAGTTTAAtgatatgaatttgtgtgtttcaaGACGCTAACTAATctcttaccctgtttttaagtTGTAACATTATCAATAGCTTTTTATGTCTAAACTTATTGCCaggtgaaaagaaaacagctcacGGTGTCAGGGAAACTAAACTCTTGGGCCCTCTTAATCGGTAGGTTTTTAAGCGTAACTCCAACAAAGCTTAAAAACTGAACTTAACCGTGAACGAAACATGTGGTGATACTTAAACTTTGGGCTTCTAAGTGAAAGTCCATTGCGTTTCATGTACCTTCACCATCCCCAATCTTCCTCCTTACTCCATACTCAGACTTTTGCGTTAGGATCATTCTCAGGGTCGACATGTGTCATGTCTGACAGATGTATTATCGACCTAATGTgacgttttttgttttttcccttgAGAAGTTGTGCAAATCAATGAGCATCACTGCTTTGTAGCAATTATTGGATTCACAGCATCTTTGCATCAATGTGATGAAGTACTCAGATTTGTTTGTCACTGGATTCACcaaccatttttttaaactgtggttCCAGAAGATGTGCAAAATATATTGTGTAATATTACATACTCTATGATAGAAAATTGTATTCACTACAACTGGTAAGTGTGTTCATGGTATTTTCTTTTAAAGTAGCatgaaaattgattttaaaGACCATGTCTGTactccaaaacaaaacaaaaatgtcttcCCTTTGTCTCTCAGTAAAAACCTCTTATGGATACTCTGTTCTAGTAACATAAAACCATGCATTGCAATATGAAAAAAGAAATTATTTAATAAATCCTTAACTCCTTCTGGACCGCGCTGTGTCTAATGCTCAGTTTGTTATGATGGCTGTGCTGGCATTTGGTTGAGAAAATAATGTTTATGTAATGCAACAGTAGAGTTCTTGATGCAacccaaaaaaaaagtttgatcagctgtttcctCAAAACATTCTGTAACCAGACAGCTGTTATGATTCCCTTTTGCTTCCTTCTTTCACACTTTGTCACCCAAATATTATCATATTACTTGTGATACCTCATTGATATTCATAAATACAAGTAAAACGATTTCCTAAAAAGTACAAAGTCTGTGGAGCTTTACAGTCTTTTTCAAAGTGCTAATtcttgttgaaaaaaaaaaagttgatgttGTGTCTGCATCAATGAATAATCTGCATCATAAATTAAAAAGCGAAAGAGGTGGAAAATGTGATGCTTCTCAAAGGTCTGTCCTTCCAACTATGTCCAGAAAATATGCAGAACTCTACATACCTCCTGCTTTCATAAATTCAGcatatacatacattatatattattattctgtAAATGTTATAGATTAACCATTCTCTTTTCTAAACAGCTTAGGCCAGTCCTTACGTTTGTGGTAAGACGGAGCTTTTAAAAGTGTCCACAGTCTGTGAGAGGCactgtcttgtgttttttctaaAACCTGACGATAAAAATGAAATCAGAAGTCATGCTAGTAGGCCAAGTTGTAGTCATATAGAGGCAGTAAATATCCACGGCTTGTTTATTCTTTGTCTCCTTCTTCGCTGCTTCCTGCAAAACACAACAAGGCAAAAGTATCTTTAtactgcttttttatttatttttatttaaatcccaAGTTATGTCTGATGGATTCTAAGAAATTTGGCGGGAAAGGGTACAGTCTGTTTAGTTGGGTATTTGCAGCCAACAAACACATCTTGAATGGGCCAGATTCCCAGACTTGGATAAAGCATCACTACATGATTAAATTTGCCTTTTGATGCCACATTAACCAAAACATGTCTGCATATAATTTGAAATACTTACTAAATTCTTTCCAAGGGCATCTTTGGCACTAATTTTACTCAGCTTTTTAATCAAATATGGTTATGAGGAATGGTGTGCTGTTATGTAGAGGTGACCCACCTCCTGCGGAGTCCATATCTGAGTCGGAGATGTGAGTGATGGAGAACCGGGACACGTTTGAAGGGGAGACAGTGAAGCGGGAGTACTGCACAGCCAGTTTAGGGTCCGGGGCTTTGGAGATGGAGCGTGGTGGAGGGGAGTCAGATGTAGCCGAGGATGTTGGCAGTGGGAGCAGGGGGAAGTCGTCCTCCCACTCATAACCGGCACCTAAATAGACAAAACACACCATCCAGCCATTCATTTTCTTCTGCATATCTAGAGGGGGCAGACACCTCCTCCAGCTTATAATGGTAATACCGAGGCATTCACGTGCCAGCTGAGAGATACAATTCCGGTTTTGttggacttcctgttttattttgaaagtgagTGTTtccttttgtctctgtgtgttttacttccctccttgttgataaCCTGCCCATCCCTGGTTGTTTGCACCTGTGTCTTATGTCCCaatgtgtattttattcttgtCCTCCCCTTCATTGGTTTACTAGCTGTGTCCTTGTGTTATTCCCTGTGGTGCCCATTTGTTATGTGGATTCCCTATGGTCATGTTGGTTTCAGTTAAATTTTTGACTCCTTgaactttgtttattttttgaatttttGGGCTTTTTGGTGGCattattcatatatttataaAGCTCTCTTTCTGACTTGTTGggtttttcatttctgcatTTGGGTCTTCCTTTGGAAGGAGACATCCTGACAAGTTAACTTATCTTATCTCTGTCTTATCTTAAACTATTATGTGTTTTAGCTAGATAAAACTTGCATACACACTATGTACTTACTTTCCTCTGAGATGTTCCCATCTGAAGAGTCATCAGAGACATTAACTCTCTCATGAGATTTGCTTCTTGAACTCTGACCCTCTCCTAACGGAAAGCCATGCTCTGCCAGTTCCTTAGTTGGACTTTCCTAGTGGTAGAAGAGTaggataaaaatgaaaatatggtAGGACTAAGGTAAAAAAGACCTTCAATAATTTAAATATTAGGCTACCTGATCAAACAAGTAGACGGTAACATCGTCAAAAAAGGACACAGTCTTCTTGCGTTCCAGGTTTTCCTCCAGGTTGTCTGCAGTAAGCAGAGTTGGCATCTTGAGGAGGCTGCGCAGTTTGTGGGCCTCACTGTCATCGCTCACCACAATGGGCACTGGGTGGCACTCGTCATCACTTTCCTCCCCTCCGCTCTGCTCTTGCACACTGTATATTCGCAGCTCCTCATCCGACTCATCACTGTCATCCGTGTCCTCTTCGTCAGCTTCTTCGCCGTCGGCTTGAGATACCCGGCTTTCTGTCGCAGGGAGTGGAGTCGGAGGGGtggatggtggtggaggagaggaagaggaaaacctTCTGGTGTTTGATGTGTGCTGTAAGGCCACCTCGTCTTTGGGTAAGGTGTGTGGGATTTCACTGGATATGCCTGAGGGCCTGTTTTGAATTGTCTTTGTCGATGTCTCTTTAGTTGTTTCTAAAGCTTGAGCAGAGTCATTTTTgtcctctgcctcctcatctACCTTTACGTTGGAGGCACAATCTCCATTCAGGGCATCAAGAGCTTCTTCCATGGCCCCCACCACCTCGGCTGCCCAGTCTCCTAAAGATGAGCCTTCTTCCTGGGATGGCCATTCATCAAGTCCTCCCTCTGCTATTGATGTGGTGTCAGAGGGCTCTAGAGGAAGCCCTAATACCTCATCTTGGAAGCACTCCTCTGTTAAGTACTCATCCATCTCTGGTGAAGAAGGTTCTAATGTGCCAGACAATGTGTCAGTTGTTTCAAGTTTTATATCTTTACTGAGTACACCATCTggttttttctcctcttcattttttcttttctctgccttCTTTTCTCCTGTGTGATGTGCCTTTTCAACACCTTGTTCATTGTTTGCTCCTTCATCCACAATCTGCCTCTCACTCTCATAGTCTGAAAAGTAGGCAGAGTCTCTGTATGGAGTCTTATCACTCAGTGGCAAAAGAATAGGGTCTTCCATCTGTGAGGCTGCTGAGGCCAAATCTTCACCCGGTGATGACTCTCCATCTGTGGGTACCACAGTAActtgctcctccagctcctcttcctcctccagtcttGCATCCAGAGTAGGCTTTACCACAGATTGTTCACGATGTTCATGAGACTCTTTGGGGACAAACTCAGGGCTCTCATTATTCTCTGTGTCATAACCACTGTCCATAGCTTTAGGTGAACTGGAAGGGTGGGAGGAAGCAGGGCTCAAGCCTTCACAAGACCCAGCAGCAGATGGCAGATCCATGGAGTCCATGGAATCAGGGGTTCCTACCTGTTTTTGTAGCGACTTGAAGGCAGGAGAAGCGTTCAGCTCACTGGACTCATCAGCGAAGATGCCGGAGGtaacatcagtgatgtcatctgtgATATCGTCGTCTTCGTCGTCGTCACTGCAGTCAAGGATGTCAGCAAGGCTAACATTGGAGCCACCACGGTCAACGCCACTGTCGGCTGTGTGACTGAGCTCAGACTGTGGATCTGTGATGGTCACCATCACATGCATGTTATCATCAGGAGGTGGGGTGCTTTTAGTCATTGTCAAAATCATCTCTTCTATCCTTGGCTCTTGCAGTTTTTGCATGATGAGATTTTCCTTGATTACATCCTCCATCCTTTCTTTGAAAGGTGTATCATTTGTTGTAAGATCGACATACTGTTCATCACAGTCCTCAGATTTGATCAAAGCAGGTTTAGCCACAACAGGACCTCCTGGAGCTGGTGATAAATTAATCATTTCTTCATTGCTTTGGATGTCAATGATCTTATCTCGGATGTAGTTGCTGTAATTGTAGTTGTTGCAGTAGCTGTTGTTTCTGACCAGTATGCCAGTAAGTGGGTCAACAAATTGTGTGTGGCAGCACTCTCCAGATGCTGGTACCTGAGTCTCACCTTCGTGGCACAGGTAGATGTAGGCATTGCAGTTGTCTGAGGGCACCATAGTGTGATGTTTGCTCAGACTAAGGCAGGCACTGTTATCTTTGGCCTGGTGTGGCTCAAGATAGTCAATGGGTTTGGGTAGTGAGTGGAAAGCTAGGCTGTGCTGGTCTGGCCAGGAGTCTTCAATGTCTGTACTTGGCATCGTATAGTGAAAATCAGCATATGTGTCTTGTCGGCAACTGTGGCTAGCCCGTCTGTGGTAACTGCTGTGGcggtgctttgaaggccaggtgttgcatgtgtgtctctCAACAAATatgtcctcctgttcctcttctgactcactgtctctgctgtgtccaATAAACAGAGCCCCTTTAGTCTCCATGTTGATGCTGACAGAGTGGCTGTTGTGTCTTGTATGGCTGGGCATTGTCTTCCTCAGGGAACCCATCATGTCATAGTAGCCCCCTGTTATGTTCTTTCCTATGATAGAGTTCTGGCTTGTGTCCAGATATGTGTCTCGGAATGCCTGCTGAAGTGAACTGTTTACAGATGGTGATATACCTAGTGGGTTGTCCAGCTCACCCAAAGCTTGACGCAGGCTTCTTGACCCCCAACTTTCCTGATGAAACTCACTGGATGACTCTCCTCTGTTCAGATAGTGATCTATTCCCAAAGGTGGCGAGTGCTCATAGTAATACCCCCCATCTCTGTCTTTGTAGGACACATAGTGACTAGACTCCCAGGGTCTTAGGGGGCTGTTGTCCGATACTTGCCCTAAAAGGGGCTCCATAGTCAGGGAGATGGCAGGACTTGAGTCACTGGAGTCATACACATCAGATTTATGGACATCTGCTGACCAATAGGGAGCCATAGTTTTAGCCAGTGATGGGCAGGCCACACACTCACCAGAGTCTGCACTCCCAGTCAAGAAGCTACCACTGCTGCCCTGATATTCTGGGCTGTAGGAGCACATGGTGTAGTCTGGATCAATGTTACAGTCTACTGGCTCCTCAATGCGGATATAGTATTCGCTGCTTACTGAGGGGCTGTGGGCACTGAGGACAGGAAGTACACCTGGAGCATGAAGATGTTTTTGTTGATAGTAAGGAGGTGAATCTTCATGGTTTAGGCCCTCCATGGGGCAGCCTCCAACAATCCCTCCAGGGGAGTAAAAAACTTCCTGACAATGATGGTTCACCTGGCCCAAGGTATTAGAGGAGTCTGGGGTTCTGTATGACTGGTCTGCTCTGGC from Parambassis ranga chromosome 19, fParRan2.1, whole genome shotgun sequence includes these protein-coding regions:
- the aatkb gene encoding serine/threonine-protein kinase LMTK1 isoform X3, whose translation is MHFLEEAQPYRALQHPALLQCLVQCTEVTPYLLVMEFCPLGDVKGYLRSCRTAETMTPEPLILQRMASDIASGLLHLHKHNFTHSDLALRNCLLTGDVSVKIGDYGLSHNKYKDDYYLTSDQMYVPLRWIAPELVDEVHGNLLVADQTQQSNIWSLGVTIWELFELGNQPYRHYSDRQVLTYAVREQQLRLPKPLLKVPLAERWYEVMQFCWLQPDQRPNAEEVHLLLSYLCAKGASEAEEDFERRWNSMRPNTRFSSHLGGSAMSRDHPSSTASSFPLLEQFSGGDGYHSESGDDILTVTETSHGLNFEYKWEHARADQSYRTPDSSNTLGQVNHHCQEVFYSPGGIVGGCPMEGLNHEDSPPYYQQKHLHAPGVLPVLSAHSPSVSSEYYIRIEEPVDCNIDPDYTMCSYSPEYQGSSGSFLTGSADSGECVACPSLAKTMAPYWSADVHKSDVYDSSDSSPAISLTMEPLLGQVSDNSPLRPWESSHYVSYKDRDGGYYYEHSPPLGIDHYLNRGESSSEFHQESWGSRSLRQALGELDNPLGISPSVNSSLQQAFRDTYLDTSQNSIIGKNITGGYYDMMGSLRKTMPSHTRHNSHSVSINMETKGALFIGHSRDSESEEEQEDIFVERHTCNTWPSKHRHSSYHRRASHSCRQDTYADFHYTMPSTDIEDSWPDQHSLAFHSLPKPIDYLEPHQAKDNSACLSLSKHHTMVPSDNCNAYIYLCHEGETQVPASGECCHTQFVDPLTGILVRNNSYCNNYNYSNYIRDKIIDIQSNEEMINLSPAPGGPVVAKPALIKSEDCDEQYVDLTTNDTPFKERMEDVIKENLIMQKLQEPRIEEMILTMTKSTPPPDDNMHVMVTITDPQSELSHTADSGVDRGGSNVSLADILDCSDDDEDDDITDDITDVTSGIFADESSELNASPAFKSLQKQVGTPDSMDSMDLPSAAGSCEGLSPASSHPSSSPKAMDSGYDTENNESPEFVPKESHEHREQSVVKPTLDARLEEEEELEEQVTVVPTDGESSPGEDLASAASQMEDPILLPLSDKTPYRDSAYFSDYESERQIVDEGANNEQGVEKAHHTGEKKAEKRKNEEEKKPDGVLSKDIKLETTDTLSGTLEPSSPEMDEYLTEECFQDEVLGLPLEPSDTTSIAEGGLDEWPSQEEGSSLGDWAAEVVGAMEEALDALNGDCASNVKVDEEAEDKNDSAQALETTKETSTKTIQNRPSGISSEIPHTLPKDEVALQHTSNTRRFSSSSPPPPSTPPTPLPATESRVSQADGEEADEEDTDDSDESDEELRIYSVQEQSGGEESDDECHPVPIVVSDDSEAHKLRSLLKMPTLLTADNLEENLERKKTVSFFDDVTVYLFDQESPTKELAEHGFPLGEGQSSRSKSHERVNVSDDSSDGNISEESAGYEWEDDFPLLPLPTSSATSDSPPPRSISKAPDPKLAVQYSRFTVSPSNVSRFSITHISDSDMDSAGGSSEEGDKE
- the aatkb gene encoding serine/threonine-protein kinase LMTK1 isoform X2; translated protein: MCNVLYKLITCCCLILSRILSPPFSYCSLFTSFSSLWVLLGEVNAGLNTTQVVVKELKASASVQEQMHFLEEAQPYRALQHPALLQCLVQCTEVTPYLLVMEFCPLGDVKGYLRSCRTAETMTPEPLILQRMASDIASGLLHLHKHNFTHSDLALRNCLLTGDVSVKIGDYGLSHNKYKDDYYLTSDQMYVPLRWIAPELVDEVHGNLLVADQTQQSNIWSLGVTIWELFELGNQPYRHYSDRQVLTYAVREQQLRLPKPLLKVPLAERWYEVMQFCWLQPDQRPNAEEVHLLLSYLCAKGASEAEEDFERRWNSMRPNTRFSSHLGGSAMSRDHPSSTASSFPLLEQFSGGDGYHSESGDDILTVTETSHGLNFEYKWEHARADQSYRTPDSSNTLGQVNHHCQEVFYSPGGIVGGCPMEGLNHEDSPPYYQQKHLHAPGVLPVLSAHSPSVSSEYYIRIEEPVDCNIDPDYTMCSYSPEYQGSSGSFLTGSADSGECVACPSLAKTMAPYWSADVHKSDVYDSSDSSPAISLTMEPLLGQVSDNSPLRPWESSHYVSYKDRDGGYYYEHSPPLGIDHYLNRGESSSEFHQESWGSRSLRQALGELDNPLGISPSVNSSLQQAFRDTYLDTSQNSIIGKNITGGYYDMMGSLRKTMPSHTRHNSHSVSINMETKGALFIGHSRDSESEEEQEDIFVERHTCNTWPSKHRHSSYHRRASHSCRQDTYADFHYTMPSTDIEDSWPDQHSLAFHSLPKPIDYLEPHQAKDNSACLSLSKHHTMVPSDNCNAYIYLCHEGETQVPASGECCHTQFVDPLTGILVRNNSYCNNYNYSNYIRDKIIDIQSNEEMINLSPAPGGPVVAKPALIKSEDCDEQYVDLTTNDTPFKERMEDVIKENLIMQKLQEPRIEEMILTMTKSTPPPDDNMHVMVTITDPQSELSHTADSGVDRGGSNVSLADILDCSDDDEDDDITDDITDVTSGIFADESSELNASPAFKSLQKQVGTPDSMDSMDLPSAAGSCEGLSPASSHPSSSPKAMDSGYDTENNESPEFVPKESHEHREQSVVKPTLDARLEEEEELEEQVTVVPTDGESSPGEDLASAASQMEDPILLPLSDKTPYRDSAYFSDYESERQIVDEGANNEQGVEKAHHTGEKKAEKRKNEEEKKPDGVLSKDIKLETTDTLSGTLEPSSPEMDEYLTEECFQDEVLGLPLEPSDTTSIAEGGLDEWPSQEEGSSLGDWAAEVVGAMEEALDALNGDCASNVKVDEEAEDKNDSAQALETTKETSTKTIQNRPSGISSEIPHTLPKDEVALQHTSNTRRFSSSSPPPPSTPPTPLPATESRVSQADGEEADEEDTDDSDESDEELRIYSVQEQSGGEESDDECHPVPIVVSDDSEAHKLRSLLKMPTLLTADNLEENLERKKTVSFFDDVTVYLFDQESPTKELAEHGFPLGEGQSSRSKSHERVNVSDDSSDGNISEESAGYEWEDDFPLLPLPTSSATSDSPPPRSISKAPDPKLAVQYSRFTVSPSNVSRFSITHISDSDMDSAGGSSEEGDKE
- the aatkb gene encoding serine/threonine-protein kinase LMTK1 isoform X1, with translation MSTLASPASKGSPDVYILPLTEVSLPVAKQPTRSVQLQKSTDLGRHNLLYLKEIGNGWFGKVLLGEVNAGLNTTQVVVKELKASASVQEQMHFLEEAQPYRALQHPALLQCLVQCTEVTPYLLVMEFCPLGDVKGYLRSCRTAETMTPEPLILQRMASDIASGLLHLHKHNFTHSDLALRNCLLTGDVSVKIGDYGLSHNKYKDDYYLTSDQMYVPLRWIAPELVDEVHGNLLVADQTQQSNIWSLGVTIWELFELGNQPYRHYSDRQVLTYAVREQQLRLPKPLLKVPLAERWYEVMQFCWLQPDQRPNAEEVHLLLSYLCAKGASEAEEDFERRWNSMRPNTRFSSHLGGSAMSRDHPSSTASSFPLLEQFSGGDGYHSESGDDILTVTETSHGLNFEYKWEHARADQSYRTPDSSNTLGQVNHHCQEVFYSPGGIVGGCPMEGLNHEDSPPYYQQKHLHAPGVLPVLSAHSPSVSSEYYIRIEEPVDCNIDPDYTMCSYSPEYQGSSGSFLTGSADSGECVACPSLAKTMAPYWSADVHKSDVYDSSDSSPAISLTMEPLLGQVSDNSPLRPWESSHYVSYKDRDGGYYYEHSPPLGIDHYLNRGESSSEFHQESWGSRSLRQALGELDNPLGISPSVNSSLQQAFRDTYLDTSQNSIIGKNITGGYYDMMGSLRKTMPSHTRHNSHSVSINMETKGALFIGHSRDSESEEEQEDIFVERHTCNTWPSKHRHSSYHRRASHSCRQDTYADFHYTMPSTDIEDSWPDQHSLAFHSLPKPIDYLEPHQAKDNSACLSLSKHHTMVPSDNCNAYIYLCHEGETQVPASGECCHTQFVDPLTGILVRNNSYCNNYNYSNYIRDKIIDIQSNEEMINLSPAPGGPVVAKPALIKSEDCDEQYVDLTTNDTPFKERMEDVIKENLIMQKLQEPRIEEMILTMTKSTPPPDDNMHVMVTITDPQSELSHTADSGVDRGGSNVSLADILDCSDDDEDDDITDDITDVTSGIFADESSELNASPAFKSLQKQVGTPDSMDSMDLPSAAGSCEGLSPASSHPSSSPKAMDSGYDTENNESPEFVPKESHEHREQSVVKPTLDARLEEEEELEEQVTVVPTDGESSPGEDLASAASQMEDPILLPLSDKTPYRDSAYFSDYESERQIVDEGANNEQGVEKAHHTGEKKAEKRKNEEEKKPDGVLSKDIKLETTDTLSGTLEPSSPEMDEYLTEECFQDEVLGLPLEPSDTTSIAEGGLDEWPSQEEGSSLGDWAAEVVGAMEEALDALNGDCASNVKVDEEAEDKNDSAQALETTKETSTKTIQNRPSGISSEIPHTLPKDEVALQHTSNTRRFSSSSPPPPSTPPTPLPATESRVSQADGEEADEEDTDDSDESDEELRIYSVQEQSGGEESDDECHPVPIVVSDDSEAHKLRSLLKMPTLLTADNLEENLERKKTVSFFDDVTVYLFDQESPTKELAEHGFPLGEGQSSRSKSHERVNVSDDSSDGNISEESAGYEWEDDFPLLPLPTSSATSDSPPPRSISKAPDPKLAVQYSRFTVSPSNVSRFSITHISDSDMDSAGGSSEEGDKE